In Argiope bruennichi chromosome X1, qqArgBrue1.1, whole genome shotgun sequence, a single window of DNA contains:
- the LOC129959481 gene encoding uncharacterized protein LOC129959481 isoform X2 — protein sequence MDSYRISSFSSSIYCTTSILALLVLLSTAPSEGYPTSTISNETTTLPTDEVNDSQSLKVKDLPFANYISNPCSPGTSSRTTDRSRSKAHRQSYTIAFYNYMSSYGTLYKQDAMNVINESTIDDCAVLNLPELPYTPTLSELQEMDAEGALKRIHSSLLMHAAHAYFVEYQYLTSSSTCSEASANRERNLAREAIILARKQKHMACMTQMTIEELGYTPNNTDEILDEKFTNLQLCSRRALRDCQIMLSIVRLFDVIANYSKSILEPAPVPII from the exons gTATCCTTGCGTTACTTGTCTTACTGAGTACCGCTCCATCTGAAGGATATCCCACTAGTACGATTTCTAATGAGACTACGACGCTTCCCACCGATGAAGTCAATGATTCGCAGAGCCTGAAGGTCAAAGATTTGCCATTTGCCAATTATATTTCAAACCCTTGCAGCCCTGGCACTAGCAGTCGGACCACTGACAGAAGTCGCTCAAAAGCACATCGCCAAAGTTATACCATTGCGTTTTACAACTACATGTCTTCTTACGGCACTTTGTACAAGCAAGACGCTATGAATGTGATTAACGAG tccACTATTGATGACTGCGCTGTGCTGAATTTGCCAGAACTTCCATACACCCCGACATTATCAGAATTACAA GAAATGGATGCAGAAGGAGCTCTTAAGCGAATTCATTCATCATTGCTTATGCATGCGGCTCATGCTTATTTTGTTGAGTATCAATATCTTACATCCAGTTCAACATGCTCAGAGGCATCCGCCAATCGGGAACGGAACTTAGCTAGAGAAGCAATCATCTTAGCCAGAAAACAGAAACATATGGCTTGTATGACCCAAATGACAATCGAAGAACTTGGGTACACTCCAAATAATACAGATGAAATTCTGGATGAAAAATTTACGAACTTGCAACTGTGTTCTCGTAGAGCGTTGAGAGACTGTCAGATCATGCTCAGCATTGTTCGCTTATTTGATGTGATAGCAAATTATTCAAAGTCCATTTTGGAACCTGCACCTGTGCCGATCATTTGA
- the LOC129959481 gene encoding uncharacterized protein LOC129959481 isoform X3, protein MLIWITAPSAAIGILALLVLLSTAPSEGYPTSTISNETTTLPTDEVNDSQSLKVKDLPFANYISNPCSPGTSSRTTDRSRSKAHRQSYTIAFYNYMSSYGTLYKQDAMNVINESTIDDCAVLNLPELPYTPTLSELQEMDAEGALKRIHSSLLMHAAHAYFVEYQYLTSSSTCSEASANRERNLAREAIILARKQKHMACMTQMTIEELGYTPNNTDEILDEKFTNLQLCSRRALRDCQIMLSIVRLFDVIANYSKSILEPAPVPII, encoded by the exons ATGCTTATTTGGATTACGGCGCCCTCTGCCGCCATAG gTATCCTTGCGTTACTTGTCTTACTGAGTACCGCTCCATCTGAAGGATATCCCACTAGTACGATTTCTAATGAGACTACGACGCTTCCCACCGATGAAGTCAATGATTCGCAGAGCCTGAAGGTCAAAGATTTGCCATTTGCCAATTATATTTCAAACCCTTGCAGCCCTGGCACTAGCAGTCGGACCACTGACAGAAGTCGCTCAAAAGCACATCGCCAAAGTTATACCATTGCGTTTTACAACTACATGTCTTCTTACGGCACTTTGTACAAGCAAGACGCTATGAATGTGATTAACGAG tccACTATTGATGACTGCGCTGTGCTGAATTTGCCAGAACTTCCATACACCCCGACATTATCAGAATTACAA GAAATGGATGCAGAAGGAGCTCTTAAGCGAATTCATTCATCATTGCTTATGCATGCGGCTCATGCTTATTTTGTTGAGTATCAATATCTTACATCCAGTTCAACATGCTCAGAGGCATCCGCCAATCGGGAACGGAACTTAGCTAGAGAAGCAATCATCTTAGCCAGAAAACAGAAACATATGGCTTGTATGACCCAAATGACAATCGAAGAACTTGGGTACACTCCAAATAATACAGATGAAATTCTGGATGAAAAATTTACGAACTTGCAACTGTGTTCTCGTAGAGCGTTGAGAGACTGTCAGATCATGCTCAGCATTGTTCGCTTATTTGATGTGATAGCAAATTATTCAAAGTCCATTTTGGAACCTGCACCTGTGCCGATCATTTGA
- the LOC129959481 gene encoding uncharacterized protein LOC129959481 isoform X1 — MLRSTELDLMKNQTDGIKGILALLVLLSTAPSEGYPTSTISNETTTLPTDEVNDSQSLKVKDLPFANYISNPCSPGTSSRTTDRSRSKAHRQSYTIAFYNYMSSYGTLYKQDAMNVINESTIDDCAVLNLPELPYTPTLSELQEMDAEGALKRIHSSLLMHAAHAYFVEYQYLTSSSTCSEASANRERNLAREAIILARKQKHMACMTQMTIEELGYTPNNTDEILDEKFTNLQLCSRRALRDCQIMLSIVRLFDVIANYSKSILEPAPVPII; from the exons ATGCTACGAAGTACAGAACTGGATCTGATGAAAAACCAAACGGATGGAATCAAAG gTATCCTTGCGTTACTTGTCTTACTGAGTACCGCTCCATCTGAAGGATATCCCACTAGTACGATTTCTAATGAGACTACGACGCTTCCCACCGATGAAGTCAATGATTCGCAGAGCCTGAAGGTCAAAGATTTGCCATTTGCCAATTATATTTCAAACCCTTGCAGCCCTGGCACTAGCAGTCGGACCACTGACAGAAGTCGCTCAAAAGCACATCGCCAAAGTTATACCATTGCGTTTTACAACTACATGTCTTCTTACGGCACTTTGTACAAGCAAGACGCTATGAATGTGATTAACGAG tccACTATTGATGACTGCGCTGTGCTGAATTTGCCAGAACTTCCATACACCCCGACATTATCAGAATTACAA GAAATGGATGCAGAAGGAGCTCTTAAGCGAATTCATTCATCATTGCTTATGCATGCGGCTCATGCTTATTTTGTTGAGTATCAATATCTTACATCCAGTTCAACATGCTCAGAGGCATCCGCCAATCGGGAACGGAACTTAGCTAGAGAAGCAATCATCTTAGCCAGAAAACAGAAACATATGGCTTGTATGACCCAAATGACAATCGAAGAACTTGGGTACACTCCAAATAATACAGATGAAATTCTGGATGAAAAATTTACGAACTTGCAACTGTGTTCTCGTAGAGCGTTGAGAGACTGTCAGATCATGCTCAGCATTGTTCGCTTATTTGATGTGATAGCAAATTATTCAAAGTCCATTTTGGAACCTGCACCTGTGCCGATCATTTGA